DNA from Prunus persica cultivar Lovell chromosome G6, Prunus_persica_NCBIv2, whole genome shotgun sequence:
AGTGGTATTGTGATGAATGGTGATGGGTTCTACAAAACGAGCTATGAAGCCGTACAAGTAATGGCACAGTGTGTGGGGGGCTTGGGGACCTGTGAATGTGGACTGTGTGTAAGCAGTGCAGTTCAAATTGCTGAAGCAGAATGTGGTGCTGCTCTTTCAGGTCAAATTTATTTGGAAGAGTGCTTCTTGAGCTATACTTACCATCCAGATGAAATACTTGACCACCCGCATCCAGGtaattaaatttcaaaattagtTCTGATCTAGATACTTCCGTTCTTTCTCAACATACCAATAATAAAACGTATCAATATGCTACCGACGACGTAACGTGcgcataaattttttgaattcattatgcctttttctttttgacaaatgttttatgttttttagaTGGGTTGTGTTATCAAACTTgtcaatttttcaaaattatgttCATGACTTTTCCTTGAATATCATTCAGTTTGCTAATGTGaggtatatatacatatttttaaataacagaaaaaagaagagacaGAAATGGAAGCAATGGGAAATCGGTGGCAATTGTTGTGGGAGGAGCAGCAGCTTTGTGTCTGGGGTTCGTTTTTCTGTTGTTCGTCAAGTCTTGGtcaaagaaagaagatgactaAAATTCAATTGATTATtacaaaacaaagtttatttatttatattttatagaaCGTTTTAAAGTCACGGACTCGGGTGCCCATATTACAGGTCCAGGCCCAGGCCCAGGCCACGGGCTTTATCAATGAATGATATTATTcagtacaaaaaataaaacaaaaagaagtgaAAATCTCTCTTCTTCTGGTGTGTAAAAAGCAGAGCAGATCTAACGTATATGTAACATATGTTTACAGAATATAAGAAACAAACTATCTAGGGTTATTTAATCATCTAGAATAGTAAAAATTTAACACAACAACAACTGAATTTGGAGCACTTAAAAAAGAACatatcattaaaatttaacttagagtttgtatttatttactaAAGAGCGGTTTCATTACGTTACGAGTTTGTTCAACTATACACGATAGATTTAAGTGTAGTCAATACTGTTATTTTGATACCATAATATGCAACCACATATAGACgtcatatatagatatatagagCGCTTTCGTTGAGGGAttcttcaaataagcttatttgagataCACTTTTGTAGGACCCACTCAGCCTTGTacttcactaatccaaaccgtctattttgtagatatttatttaaagatcATATCTACGAAAAAAACCACTTGAATctaatatcatttgaccattcaATAACATGTTTGGAATttaagtactttcttgaagcatcatattcattgattttattggTCTCAATTAGCTGTCTTAATGAtcttcaatttgtttgatttttgtaagaatgatctatgaatgaagacttgaaaaattaattgtttgggttggaaaaaagaagaaggtaaaGTACCATAAAAAGtgttctttaaataaaataatttaaaatataagcTTCGTAAATACTTGCGGCGAGTGTGATATTTACCGTAAAAGATATAAACGCTAAATACTTTAGTTTTCTATAAATAGCCCAAAATGTATTGAAACAATGGAGTGATGAACCAATTTATCTCATCCTCGTAGTAAACTTCCAAATCACAAATGTCAAAACAATATAACCAAATTAGTGTAACCTATTAAGCACGTATGGAAATTGTCTTTCCACTaatgtaaataataataatttacatTCTATTGCAAATTAACCAATCGATCCTCATTTTCCTATTATGACGTGACAGCCCTATTAATAAATTTGCATGAATCATCCGTTGAAATAACAAAACCAGAAACCCTAGATCATGAAATTACAGAAAATTGGgtgaccaaaacaaaaaaggaaataccCAAGTAGGGGTGTATGTGTAGCCACCCGGCTTCTCGAGCTCGTTGCCTCATTaaattctttttgtatttttgctttttgggAAATCAACCATTTCCTCATTCAATTCAAACGAGTTCAAACAGCATATATATACTACACGGGGCGAgaagagagacacagagagagaggcagaaggAAGAGCAAAGACAAAGGCTCTGCATTTTCTCACCTCACGTAGCCACGTGCGTTCCCCCTATTCTGGTAAGTCGCTTCTGTTTCCCTTCTCTTCCTACCCCTCCTCCTTCTTCTTAGGCTTTGCAGAGTGTTGTACAAACGACACCGTATCGGTCGAGAATACCAAGTATTGCTGTGGTTACGCGGCGTGCTCAAAATAGCGTGAAGCTTtgattatttttctatttgcgGAGatagtaattttgttttggtttgccCATATAGAAAATCTaggtattattattattgtaacTTGAAATGTGGGCTTAATTTACTTAACCAAAATCATTTCGAGAACTTTGAATTCTGCCCTATGTCTGCTCTTACTTGAATAGCGAGCTTGGATTCTTATTAGCCATTTATCACACAGAGGGACCGAATTTGAGAAAATCGTACGGATGAAGCTTTCACATGAACTTCTAAAGCCATTTTGATCCTCAATTACTAGTTGAAGTATACCATAtcaaagcttttttttttgggggtttagGGTCACAGTAAATTGGAGTTTGTTACTATTGAATGAAATGCTCTGTTCATTGTTTGAGACTTTTTAGGTACTGATTTTAAGGCTTACTTGTCATTTTGATGTGCATTGATATTGTTGGGCAGGTAATGGAGGAAAGCCACAAGCAAGTGGAGGAAAGCCACGAGCAAGTGGAGGATATTGATAGTGCTTCTAATGGCAGTGAGAGCGATTCTTTTATAGATGACTCAGAAGTTGATGAAGTTTCGACATCCGGACAAGACGACAAATTGCATCCAGAGGCAAGTTCTTACTCAtgataggttttttttttggctggaATATGAAGCATTTTTCCTTTCTGTTTTAAATATATGATGTTCTTATCTTTGTTATGCAGGAACCTTTATCTGATAAAGAAATTGAGGAGCTTATTGCTGAGTTTTTGGAGGTTGAGAGTAAGGTatcaatgttttcttttctttttaacagTATTTCAACTATGCACACAGATATACGTATATAGTTTTTATGTCCATGCTGAGTAAtttattggttttttatttgatgccCAATTTAGGCTGCGGAAGCTCAAGAAGCACTTGAAAAAGAGTCTCTTGTCAAAGTGGAGAGTGAAGTTAGAGAAGAGTTGGCACAAACTCTTCATGGGGATGATGTTAGTTTCTTCCTTCAAAATTCATCCCTGTGGACTAGATTGTCTTTACCAATAACTTATATATTTCCACCTGTCTATAGCTGGAAACAGCTGTTGCAGATGAAATGACTATTTTAATGGAAGAGTGGCAAGCTGAGCTCGATGACCTTGAGACTGAGAGTGCTCATTTGTTGGTCTGCTCCTTTCTTCAATTCTGAGTAAATCTTTGGTTCCTAATACATTTTTAGCTTGCATGTACTTTGATGCTATAAATTtatacagaaaataaaaacccgCTTAGTAAGAAGGATTTGCCTCTTCTTGTTACTTATCCAAGTGGGATATAATTTCAGCTAGCCTTCCcacaattttaatttctatgtcGATTCACTTTGAAGAAAGTATCATTTcctcttttccattttttctgGATTTCATATTGCTCTCTGCATATCTTGACTCTTGTCTCATTGTTTTTCTATGATTATAACTTATAGGGTATAGTGGGTAAAGGGTGACAGCATGTACCATTTTAAAAgctttgtttatattttgggtttgctAAAGAAAATTTAGAGGTTCTAACTTCATGGGATATTAACTAAAGTTGTTTATGAAGTTTTTTGCAAATGTCTATTTACTGACAAGAATTTGTATGTCCCTTACCAGTAATCGTGATAAAccttttaatttgaaatagaTTGATACTTGCTTAATTTGTGAAATATGGAACCTGAAATTACGTCTACCTATTTTAAATTCCACGAAAGGAACAACTTGATGGGGCTGGCATTGAGCTACCAAGCCTTTATAAGTGCATTGAAAGTCAGGCTCCTAATGGTTGCTGCACTGAAGCTTGGAAAAGGCGGATACACTGGGTAGGATCTCAAGTGACTGGAGAATTTACTGAGTCAAGGACCGATGCAGAGAAGTATCTCCAAGCCCACAGACCTGTAAGAAGGTACAGTTCTACATTTTTAGCTTTGTTGATTCTGCAAGGTATAGAGTTGATGGCACATAAACTTGCACTTTTGAACTTAGGCGACATGGTAAACAATTGGAAGATGGCGCTAGTGGATTTCTGCAGAAAAAGCTAACCATAGATGGAAACAAGGATGCTGTGACTGCTGAGGTTGATTGGTGTTCTCTCAACAAACTATTTTCTGATGGTGCAACTGGGGATGGTGCTTCATTCGGCAGTAAGCACTGGGCTTCTGTTTACTTGGCCAGTACGCCACAACAAGCTGCTGAGATGGGACTCAAATTCCCTGGGGTGAATGAGGTGCCTAACTTTTTCATTAACATAATTATGGAATTTCTGCTTGCTACCTAAAGCTAATCTGGAAAATAAGTtataagaaaaggaaaagagcaAACAAGAGGGAATCGTATTAGGTAAAGGAGGCTCTATTTCATGTAGTTTTATCATTACACTCAACATGACAGCCATTGTTTGTAGGTGCTGTGCTTGTTCTGCTTTCCTTTTCCCCTCTTTTTGAATGATCATTCATGGAGgtttcctattgtaatttagatctGAAGCTTCTTATATGTTGGGGTGATTGTTTGGTTTTGGGCGTTCTTATGGGTTTCAGCATCTTTGGAGGTTAAGGGTAGTTACTTTtctgccatttttttttttccaattagaAGCTACTCACTGCAACACATGCTCTATTTTGGCTTAGTGTGTTCTTTCATTGAGTTTTTGAGAATAATTTTGCCAGGTGGAGGAGATTGATGATATTGATGGCAATTCTAGTGATCCATTTGTTGCAGCTGCCATTGCAAATGAAAGAGAACTGGATCTGTctgaagaacaaaagaaaaattataggaAGGTATGTTTGTGCCATCCAAACTCCAATAGTTGATGTTCTTGCTGTTAACATCATCCTTGTTGTTACTTGTTATTCAAAGATCAATTTttacacacaaacacacattTACATGTACTAAACAATTTGGCTACATGTATATTTGGTTTCCTACACCAAGAATTAATCATGAACCTTGGTGGATATATTCTCCACTTTGGTGATAAAATTatgtttcttataaaaaaaggaTATAACGTGGAATGGGTATAAACATGGAAAATCATGTTAGTTGGGAAATTCTGAGGACTTTTTCACTGCTGTCTGGGAATGTATATGGGTATAGAAACCCCTTAATAAACCCCGGTGTTGGTTTTTCAGTGTCCCCATAATTTTGCAATATTTCCACGAGGATTGTGCAGTCTTACCTTTTTGACGTACATTTTAGTTAACTGGTATTTGATTGAATATACTCTGTCTTATCATCTCTTTTAATCTTTGATGGCGGTCTCTTTGTCGCTTACCAACTTGGTTAGAGTAGGCATATGTGGATATGTTTGATTTACCTTTTTCATCAGTAGATAGATAACTCCTGCTGCTTTTAGACTTATAATCGACATTGTTCCCTTCATTAACTGCAAATGTTCTTGATAACAGTTGGTCGAGCTTTAATTAAGTTGATAGTGTTTCTGTACTTATCCATTGCAAGGTCAAAGAAGAGGATGATGCATATGTTGATCGGAAGCTTCAAATTCATTTGAAACGGAAGAGACATCAAAAGAGACGTAAACAGGTTATATTGTGCTTGTGTTTTCCCTCTTTCTTGATTCTGGGATTTTGAGTTGCAGTTTAGATAACTTTTTAAAGTTCTATTCATATTGCTAATGTAGAGTTTGAGACAAGTTATGGTGCTTAGTGCTGCAATCATTTGGTTGGTTATCCTAGCCAGAGTCCAGCAGTCATTATATGTCGTCTGTACAATTGTTATTCTTATCAACTCTATTTAGTGACATCCTATGGTTTTTCATTTCCAGAATCTTGTAATTTTCGTTTgaatttgttgttgagaattaCTAATAAGAGAGAATTGACGGCCATATTATAGTAAACTTACTTTCATATGAAAAAGGGAACAAAAATAGAAGtcccattgatgattttggATGTGATTTTAGGGTTATTgtgctcttctttttctttcccttttataGCACCAAGTTCATTAGGGCTTTTTCTGTACAAGATGTGGAGTTGTCCTGCATGAGCATACATTTAACGttcattatttcttttttcctgttACCGAATTAGGATGTTAGAAGGAACGAAGTTTGCCTAGTTGATCAGGACATGGGTATGACCTGCATTTAGGCATTCATTGATATACATTCTTTCCTCCTATCAAATCAGGATGTTGGCAGGAAGGAAGTTTTCCCAGTTGATCGGGTGATAGAAAGCAACATGGCCCAGTCTCCGTCTCTGCTAGACTCTGCTACCTGTATCTCAAATGGGAAAATTGATGAACATGGTGAAATTTTTTCTAACAATGATGATGAGATAGGATGCCAAAATATGAAGTCTGCTGTGCTTGAAGATTTGGAAACCTCTAATAATGTCGACCAAGAAAGCATAATGAGTAATGGTTCTTCTCCGGTGCCTGATTCTAGTGAATCAAGAGGCTCCAAGCGTCTGAATGAGGATGAGGAACTAAACCTTGATAATAAGAGGGGTCGAACTGTTATAATAGATAGCGATGATGATGCTCCACTGAAAGATATTTCAGACTGCAATTTGATAAAATCTGAGGACCAGTCCAATGCGGATGCGAGTATCAGCATATCTGCCACTGGTGGTCTTCCTTCACATGGTCTGAATAAGAAGGTCTACTGCACTGCTTGTAATAAACTTGCTGTCGAAGTGCGCTCACACCCACTTCTGAAGGTGATTATTTGTACAGATTGCAGATGCTTATTGGACGAAAAGATGCATGTGAAGGTATGGGCATGAGTAACTTTTATGCTTTCTGTAATCTATATTTGAACATTTTGTATAAACTTTTCATGGTCATGCAGGTGATAGAATGTATTAAACTGATTATTGGAAGGAAATTGATATTATAGTTTCTAATGAATCTATATCCTCAATAGAAAGACCTTTAACTTTCTCATCACTTTTGGCTGTCATatgtaatgaaaaaaaaggaaaggaaagctAGCTCttgttaatattttatattgttaaTAATCTTTCTAAACCGTTTAATgcttataattttatatatttattttaagtaaAAGCTAGATCTTTTAGTGACCTAAGAAGGTGTGCAGGATCCTGATTGCTGTGAGTGCTATTGTGGGTGGTGTGGGCAAAGCAAGGACCTTGTAAGTTGTAAATCTTgcaagacgtcgttttgtacgacttgtataaaaagaaatattggaGAGGAATGCTTATCCGAGGCCCAGACCTGTGGCTGGCGATGTTGTTTCTGTTGCCCAAGTCTTATACAGACATTGATGTTACAATTAGAGAAAGCAATAGGTTCTGGAGATATGGTAGTTTCTAGCTCTGATAGTGATTCAGATAATTCAGATGCAGAACTAGATGTTGCTATCAGGTATAATGGTATTTATTATGGTGATTTCTAAGTGAATtattcttctctcctctctctctctctctctctctctctctctctctctctctctctctctctctctctctctctctctctcattctctccaTTGCTGAAGAATGCTATAGTTTATGTTTGTTAGCATTTTAAACTCTAAACAAGTGTTGAGATTTGTTCTTGAGCGTTAGGTATTTTTGTTGTGCTTACTGTGTTTCTGAACATATTTGGACTTTGTTCAGTTctaagaggaagagaaagaagagaattcGGAGGATCATTGATGATACTGAATTAGGAGAAgagaccaaaagaaaaattgcaatTGAAAAGGTACCTTCTTATGATGATTTTGTATTCTAACACAGGCCTTTTGGTACCGAAATTATTTCATGAACCTATCTTCTGTAGGAACGTCAGGAACGCTTAAAGTCTTTGCAAGTACAATTTTCTGCCAAATCTAAGATGAAGAGCTCTGCAAGCTGTAATGGGAATTTACCCGAAGGTGCCAGTGCTGAAGTGCTGGGTGATGCATCAGCTGGATATATAGTGAATGTTGTGAGAGAGAAGGGTGAAGAAGCAGTCAGGATCCCTCCAAGCATCTCAGCGAAACTGAAGACACATCAGGTTTTTCCTAATCTGTTAACTATTTTTCTCTTGAGGCTTTTCTTCTGTGAATTCCCTTTAGACATTTTGACAAAGCTGGGACTGATATCAATGCTTTCCATTTCTTTCACATTGTTTCTTCGAAATAATACATTCTGGGGACATTCTTGTTCAACGCCACGGTTTTAGCTTTCCTGCAGCCTGCCAAATCTTCTATATTCAGCCTGGTTAAGAAATTAGTTACACgtgcacatatatatatatatatatacttgtttatttcagtttttcatTGAATGCACTAGCTCAATTCGGATCCATTGGGATTTATGTTCAAAATGAAAGCTTTGACTGGGACAGGACATGCCATGCTGATTAATGGCAGTCTGTTATCTGTTAATTTTCAGATATTGAGTAAGTAGCTGTATATTATCTGCCTAGTGCCTGAATGCTGATAGTATAGTCCTCTGTTCCAGTCTGAATGTGTGATCAGATTTCCATATTGGTTCTcacatataataaaataatgggTTCAAAGTGTTGAAGCCTGTGATCAGGACGAGGAAAAAATGGGTAAAGGGTGAGGGGAGTGTGCCATGCCTCGACAGTTGAAAAGAGTTCCATGTCTTACTTTTTCACTTGAATTTCTTTATTGCCATGACCTGCTAGACCTATTATTGTTTCACATATTTATCTTTATATGACCTCCTTGATTTCTGGTTTGCAGTAAAATTCCTCTGGGAACTCTCTTTTATGTGTTATTAACTTTTTATGACTTGCCGTTTatcttttatattgtttttgttacaATCTGATATCTTATCACAGATTACGGGGGTAAGATTTATATGGGAGAATATCATACAGTCAGTCAGAAAAGTGAAGGCTGGGGATAAAGGTCTTGGATGCATTCTGGCTCACATGATGGGCCTTGGTAAAACTTTTCAGGTATTATGTTCTGTCTGCTAAATGCTCTTCCCAATAACTCTGGGCATTTCTTTAGATTGAAATAGGTGTCAGTGCATGTAGCAATGACCCTGTAGCCTGGTAGGATAGCCTATCTTGCAGAATGCAAGGAGATGGCtcatattttctttgcagGGCATATATTTTTAAGTGGTTGATTGATATACTCTGCATAATTTGTCAAATGGCTTTCACAGGTCATAGCTTTTCTGTACACTGCAATGAGAAGTATTGATCTGGGATTGAAAACTGCACTTATAGTCACTCCTGTGAATGTGCTACATAATTGGCGGCAGGAGTTCATGAAATGGAGACCGTCAGAGCTAAAGCCTCTTCGCGTTTTCATGCTAGAAGATGTGTCAAGGTTTAGTTAACATTTGTATATTGTTTCATTCCATTTCCATCACAGTAAAACATTTTGCTTCACTGTTGCATTTTACCTTTTCATGAATTAAAGTCTATTAGGTATGTCTTTGTTACTTGGTGTTGTTGGTTGCTGACGATACCTCTGTTTGCCAGGGAAAGAAGAGCAGAGGTTCTTGCAAAGTGGAGAGCTAAGGGTggtgtttttttaattggcTACTCTGCTTTTAGGAACCTATCCCTTGGAAAGCATGTGAAGGATCGACACATGGCTCGAGAAATTTGTCATGCCTTGCAGGTAGGTTGATTTTAATTGTTAACCTCTAAAAGTGTCGTTAATATCATGCGTCCAATTCTGTATTGATTATTAACAGTAACTTGTAGTCTGTCCCTTTCAATGTCTTCTGACAGCCTATTCAGTAATAAGCTCCATCATGGTACCATATATTTAGTAGCAGACTTTTTAATTACCCTTGTTTAGTTTTCATGTTCCCAAAACATAGCATGCATCTTTTATCTGATCTTTTTAGATTTTTCCATTTCATATTGTcccctgtatttatcaatgaAAACAATGTTGTTTGCAAAGCTTGTGACTTATTGTTACATTTCCAACTGTCAGGATGGACCTGATATACTTGTTTGTGATGAGGCCCATGTTATAAAGAATACCAGGGCTGATGTAACCCAAGCCTTGAAACAAGTGAAATGCCAAAGAAGGATAGCATTAACTGGATCACCTCTCCAGAACAATCTCATGGAATATTATTGTGTGAGTTCACTTGAAAGCGATACATTGTTTTATTTCTTACAAATTACCTACTGTTTTGAttcctttgaaattttaattgttcACAGATGGTTGATTTTGTAAGGGAAGGTTTTCTTGGAAGCAGCCATGAGTTTAGGAATCGGCAAGACttcttcactcaaaacttgtTTGCTGTGCAatttcgttttgtttttttccacatatctTAATACTGCCTCCCCTTACATGCAGCTTCCAGAATCCCATAGAGAATGGCCAGCATACTAATTCAACCGTGGATGATGTGAAAATTATGAATCAAAGGTCTCATATTCTGTATGAACAATTGAAAGGATTTGTTCAGAGAATGGACATGAATGTGGCAAAAAAGGACTTGCCACCAAAAACTGTTTTTGTAATAGCTGTTAAGCTCTCTCCCTTACAGAGGAAATTATACAAGAGATTTCTTGATGTGCATGGATTTGCTAATGACAAGGTTTACAATGAAAAGATAAGGAAGAGAAGTTTTTTTGCTGGCTACCAGGCCTTAGCTCAGGTATATTGAGCACCTTTGTTAGGTTCCCGAAGTTCCATTATACTACAGACAATAacatgcacacacacacacacacacacaagagacacacacacacacacacacacactcacacatgcatgcatgcaaaaGCATTCAGTCCTATGCTAAAGCATCCACTCCTAAGCGCTTCGTTAACCTTTATTGACATTTTATGCAATGATAAACATCCACTCTTAATCTGTCATGCTTCTTGCTTCATGTAAAATGTTGTAATATATGAGCTTTTTGTCTGTAGTAGATATGGAACCACCCAGGGATCTTGCAACTAAGAAAAGATGACAAAGACTATGCGAGACGCGAAGATGCTATTGAGAATTTTCTTGCAGATGACAGCTCTAGTGATGAAAACATTGACGATAGTTTGGTTTTTGGAGGTATTTTATTCTCTCCCCTTTCTTTTCCTATAAGAAgtcttccttttattttttatttttttatgccaTGAATTGATTTTGACATTAGATGACAGACTAAAATACCGAATCTTCTTTCAACATCAAGATGCTAGTTGAGCTCAgtaataaaccctaaaccctcaTTGAACGCTGATGATTAATGTGTCAGAATAAAAGGTTAAGCATTTGGCAATATCGGTAAGCCAACGAAGTTGGTCATAGTACCAGAGTAGGAGATCTGGAGTTCAATTCCCTGCAATTACAATCTCTCAATATAAGTTGATTTTGCACATGATGGGCTTGTAGAAATCCACAAGGTTAGGAGTCTTAAGGGGTCTGTTATCTTCAAAGTTACAGTTGTGCTTGGCTATCAGGCTATCAGGGAACATCCATATCTATGTGGCTGTGCACTAAATTTCTGTTCAACCTGTCTAAATTGTCTTATTTGTCAAGTCGTGCTTTGGCTAGTTTGATGAACTGCTGACTACAAATTAATAAGGACACAAACTGTGAAAAACGCTTTTGCTGCTATAATTTCGCATCAGCATTAACATTCTCATACCTTTCCTTGCATGGTATGGCTGAGACATGTTAAGAAATCATGGCGTGACTTTTTTTTGTCTCATTTGTTTGGATGCATGTATGTAATCTTGTTGAGAATAATTCCTTCACAGTATCTAATAATGGTAACATATCTTGCTTTATAGAGAAGCAGAGGAAGATCAATGATATTTTGCCAGGGAAAAAGGATGATGACATTTTTCAACAGGTAGGGATATGGACTAAATGCAATGTTGCACTtcattaatatttgatttccCTTCTATTTGACTATATTTGAGATGTGTCAATGCCCTTAGTGTTTTActaggaaaaataaatagaacaCTGCGTTGGGCTCTGTAGTATACATGACCATCTGAAGTGTCGCTTGTTGTAACCCCCTTTCATGAGGAATAGGTGCACCCAAATAAGTGCCTCCTTTAGTCGATATGGTGAGGTGCATCCTTTTATTGCCATAAGGGTGCTGAAATCCAGAAACCAGTCTCTAAAAAGAAGTTACAATTTCTtacttttgtttgttattgttctcttaatttttgtttgagCGTATTGCTAACCATATATCACTTATCAGGATTGGTGGAATGATCTTATTCATGAGAATAATTATAAAGAGCTTGATTACAGTGGCAAAATGGTATTGCTGCTTGACGTTCTCGCCATGTGTTCTGATGTGGGCGATAAGGCGTTGGTGTTTAGC
Protein-coding regions in this window:
- the LOC18774645 gene encoding protein CHROMATIN REMODELING 20, yielding MCSHPASRARCLIKFFLYFCFLGNQPFPHSIQTSSNSIYILHGARRETQRERQKEEQRQRLCIFSPHVATCVPPILVMEESHKQVEESHEQVEDIDSASNGSESDSFIDDSEVDEVSTSGQDDKLHPEEPLSDKEIEELIAEFLEVESKAAEAQEALEKESLVKVESEVREELAQTLHGDDLETAVADEMTILMEEWQAELDDLETESAHLLEQLDGAGIELPSLYKCIESQAPNGCCTEAWKRRIHWVGSQVTGEFTESRTDAEKYLQAHRPVRRRHGKQLEDGASGFLQKKLTIDGNKDAVTAEVDWCSLNKLFSDGATGDGASFGSKHWASVYLASTPQQAAEMGLKFPGVNEVEEIDDIDGNSSDPFVAAAIANERELDLSEEQKKNYRKVKEEDDAYVDRKLQIHLKRKRHQKRRKQDVGRKEVFPVDRVIESNMAQSPSLLDSATCISNGKIDEHGEIFSNNDDEIGCQNMKSAVLEDLETSNNVDQESIMSNGSSPVPDSSESRGSKRLNEDEELNLDNKRGRTVIIDSDDDAPLKDISDCNLIKSEDQSNADASISISATGGLPSHGLNKKVYCTACNKLAVEVRSHPLLKVIICTDCRCLLDEKMHVKDPDCCECYCGWCGQSKDLVSCKSCKTSFCTTCIKRNIGEECLSEAQTCGWRCCFCCPSLIQTLMLQLEKAIGSGDMVVSSSDSDSDNSDAELDVAISSKRKRKKRIRRIIDDTELGEETKRKIAIEKERQERLKSLQVQFSAKSKMKSSASCNGNLPEGASAEVLGDASAGYIVNVVREKGEEAVRIPPSISAKLKTHQITGVRFIWENIIQSVRKVKAGDKGLGCILAHMMGLGKTFQVIAFLYTAMRSIDLGLKTALIVTPVNVLHNWRQEFMKWRPSELKPLRVFMLEDVSRERRAEVLAKWRAKGGVFLIGYSAFRNLSLGKHVKDRHMAREICHALQDGPDILVCDEAHVIKNTRADVTQALKQVKCQRRIALTGSPLQNNLMEYYCMVDFVREGFLGSSHEFRNRFQNPIENGQHTNSTVDDVKIMNQRSHILYEQLKGFVQRMDMNVAKKDLPPKTVFVIAVKLSPLQRKLYKRFLDVHGFANDKVYNEKIRKRSFFAGYQALAQIWNHPGILQLRKDDKDYARREDAIENFLADDSSSDENIDDSLVFGEKQRKINDILPGKKDDDIFQQDWWNDLIHENNYKELDYSGKMVLLLDVLAMCSDVGDKALVFSQSIPTLDLIELYLSRLPRHGKKWKFWKKGKDWYRLDGRTESSERQKLVERFNDPLNKRVKCTLISTRAGSLGINLHAANRVIIVDGSWNPTYDLQAIYRAWRYGQTKPVFAYRLMAHGTMEEKIYKRQVTKEGLAARVVDRQQVHRTISKEEMLHLFEFGDDENHELGQDKGCSDQNMTGEVEILPKHKVPLSQGSCSSDKLMEGLLGKHYPRWIANFHEHETLLQENEEEKLSKEEQDMAWEVYRRALEWEEVQRVPLNESAVDRKPAALNVASSAPEMSSLAESKAKDISVQRKCTNLSHLLTLRSQGTKIGCTTVCGECGREICWKDLHRDGRLAR